GATCAATTCATGGAACTGGTACCAGACACATAcatatgttttcattttctttagtTGTTCAAGTGTATACAAATATATTCTTGTTTATGCAATTGTGCACGTCAATTATTCGGGATAATTTACTCATTCAAATCCTATCTGATTTTGACATACCATGAAACTGTGTCTTTAGTTTAAGTTGAAAGACTAtgtattatgaatttttttttggtataaatGTTATGTGGAAAAGAACTGGAGCTCAAGGATTTCTATATTTTATTGGGTACTTTCTTGCAATAACATGccattatttgttcattttgatACTGAGAACATAAGGGAGCATGTGGAATTTAATTATGGGGCTTTTCCTGCCTTTTGTGCACCAGcatctatgtccacaagagATTACTATGATACACTGGGTGTAAGCAAGAATGCAAATGcatcagaaataaagaaagctTATTATGGGGTAGGTTTTCTTTGCTTCACTTCCCTTGGACATGCAGTTAAGATTTTGGGATGCGATTCTTATTTTGTACTGTAATGGATATAAAACTATAATTCTAAAATGGTTACAACATTTAAAGTGGTTTTCCAGAATTCTTAGAAAGTTTCTATAATGTTAGTTCTGCTGTTGGAAGAATAAGAAGTGTATAATGATAATGCATAATGTCAGTACCTATTGTAGTTAGTCAGTGGAAGTTTAGTCGTTTTTCCAGCTGTACTCATTGTTTGTTGTAATCTGAATGTGTATTCTACTTCCCTGGTTCAAGTTTTTTCTGCTCTGAATCATGCTAACTTTGATCCATCATCTCCCCTATTTATTTTGCAGCTTGCAAAGAAGCTCCATCCAGACACAAATAAAGACGATCCTGATGCAGAAAAGAAGTTTCAAGAAGTTCAAAAGGCCTATGAGGTTATTTTTTCTATTCCCGAAGTTCTTGACTATTACTATTAACATGCTAAAAagcaactttgtcaatttttgttGCAGGTTTTGAAAGATGAGGAAAAGCGTCAACAGTATGATGAGGTTTCACTTCTGATCTTTATCTTTATGCCTTATACCTTTTATTATTAAACAATTAACTGCCGAATACCTCCCTGATGAGATGCTTCTTGCTGAGTAGGATGTGGAATAGGTCCTTGGTATTTTGCTCGTAACACCTTGTATTTAATGCTTTTGTAAGTATTACATGACAATACATTAGATGGGGGTAAAATTTGCTTTGGTCAAACAGTTTTGCATCCATGTTGATATTTCTTGTGGTGCTAAGATATAGAAGTTTCAAGTGCTGTTTTGGTCTCTCacttcttcttttaaaataatttttaatatgtgGTTGACAGCAAcactgctttttattttttttaattggctTTTGAAAATTGTGATTAGCTGGACTTAGCGCAACCGGTTGGGGCTTCTTTAGGGCTTATACTAATTTTGACTAATTCATTTGGTTTTGTTCTTCAGATCCTTATGTGTATTAAAATGATGACAAAtcattcaaataaattttaaagtgATATAAGAGAATTGTAGGATTCAAATTCTACCCAATTTATAATCCATATGGAGATTTCCACTATGTTTCTATTACAACTTGGATAGTTTGGTGTGCTTGGGATCAGAGTATTATAAGATATAGTAATTTAGTTTGGCATTCTGACAATTCTAATTTTCGAGTGGTCAACAAGGGAATTGCGTGGTCATTTTATTGTCATTACTCATGGgcattttactttcttttaattttcttatctGGCATAATTTGAACTAAGTTATGCAATTCCCACATTTTTCCTTGCTATGTTATTTTCAACTCCATTCGTATTTAGAGTTTCCCAAGGTTTTAACATATGTTTACCTCCGAGGCCCACATCGATGCCCCCATAATCCCATTCCTTATCTTCATAGTCTTGAAAGgttcttatattttttgttcatttataATAGCAAACAATAACAATCACACAGCAAGTCCAACAAAATGTTTGCTTCTCACACACCCCCACACAACCACCCACACAACTAAGATGATTTGGcagaaaattttcattttcaaggtGAGAGGCATTTTATAAACGATAATGCTTTAAGTATTTAGAAATCCATGTGATGGCAAGTAAACCTTTTAGCTTTGTGATCATCTCAACTGAAGGACTCCTGTTGTACTATGGTTTTACGTGTTCCTTGTCTAATTTACTCTTGTTGATTTATGCCTGCACTTATGTCACTAAGTACACTTTTGCAGGTTGGCCATGCTGCATTTGAAGATCAAGGCAATGGCTTTCCCAATGATTTCAGGAATCCATTTAAAGATATCTTTGATGATAATGTAATGACTTTATCCTTACTGTAAGGTTTGTTTGATTGTTGATATATTTTATCATTCggagttttgaaattttttatcaaaattttggtaaacTAAAACAGTgtcatttagaaaaaaaaatttggtgttGCATGCAGTCTAACTGTTATGCAACTTCATCCATGAAGAATACTTAACATGGCATTTTTTTGTGGCAAgtgaatatattatgtatattCTAGCTGTTGTAATTTGTGaacttacaaaaaatttcaaggatGTGTAAGGAGCCTTTTCCATCACATAATCTTTTTCATCTTGATGTGGATGTGGCACTATATGTCATTATATTTGGATACACTCCAATCTCAAGCTTAGTTCTTAGTTTAACTTGGAAAATGGTTATGCCACTCACAGAACATCTTGATAGCCCCAGCCCTGGTGAAACATGTTATGtttagtttgttttatttcactaatttgaagttttttctatttaagcAGTATGTTCCTGCTTCATGgctctttcttattttcttgctCTTTCTTTCTATTATTTGTAACTGGTTTTGTTAAGGTCGGTGCTACTGCAATTTAGTATGTGATGTGGGGTTGTTGGTTTCTTACTGAAGAACTTTCAAACTTCATGATCATAGaaatcatatcatactttCTACAACAAAATGAAGTACCATCTATGTTTCCTAATTATTTGCTCTTGCCTTTTTTTGGATGTTATATTCACTTTGGATTGTATGTGCATGTTATTGGTGGGGTGCTGTTTCCGATGGAGATTAGATCTTCAGCATTTTTCGTCAGAATTTTGGTGGTCAGGATATCAAGGTTTTATCCCTCTTCATTTTTATCGTTGATCTGTGTATGTGCTTTAGAATCTGCTTCATGACCTGGATTTCTTTTCATAAAATACACAGGTTTCTTTGGAACTTTCCTTTATGGAAGCTGTTCAGGGATGTTCTAAAACTGTGACATTTCCAGCTGCAGTGGCCTGTGAAGCTTGCGGTATGCTGATTCTGCTCATTTCTAAATGCCTTTGCTACTTTTGAAAGTATGCTGTTGTGGCATTTACATTTGTTTTTTGCTCGATAGTATTTGAATGAAACTCCCTTATCTGATTTATTTTGCCTTTGGATCTTTGCAGGTGGAAGTGGTGTTCCTCCTGGCACCAGACCTGAATCATGTAAGCGCTGTAAAGGGTCTGGCATGGTCAGTTTTTCTAAGAACAGAAACCTTATCATTTATTTGATCATTAAGAATATCACATCATCTGCTCTTGTTAACCATTGATTTTCTGCATATCCAGACTTACATGCAAACTGGCCCATTTAGGATGCAGACAACTTGTACTCAGTGTGGCGGTACTGGTAAAACTTTCCCGGTATGGTTCACGTCATATCTATAATAACTCATTTTCACTATTCAACAAACAAGTTTAATTGTCTATTTTTATTCTCTAGACATGTCGTGTCATCATTTTTTAAGTAGTCTTTGTTTGCTGCCTAGTGTCCCAACGTTGTTACTTCATACTTGCTTTATTGTTGCTTTTGTTGGCCAGCTGTTAGATATTTGCTTACTTACTGGAATGGTTCTGTGGGTGGGCTGGTTTGTTCCCACTTTCTCATGAAGCACGtattttgttcaataaagaaGTGGGGGAAGtgaaacaaacatgaaaaTCAACATGGGAAGATTTCCTGTGTAATAATAGTGTGCTTGAAATTGAGTTTCATGAATACTTATAGATGAGTTCCTGTACTTTTTTGccaaatgtaattttaatgTGTTCCTATAGATACATGTAATGCACTTAGGCACTTTTGTGCATAGGTTTGTATCCGAATATCAATGAGATTTACTTTGTTAAGAATTGAGTTTCGAAACCCTTCCTTTCTTTATAGATCTACTTGGGTAATGTTAAATGGTTATGCTCCGATTTCATGTTGTATTCCTATTGTGTATTAGTTCTAAATGTTTACTGTATAACTCTTTAAATGTTATGAGTTATACTGAAATACATCACTTTTTGGTTTCAGACACTTTGCAAATCATGCAATGGGAAACGAGTCACAACTGGAATGAAGTCAGTCAAGTTAGATATCATGCCAGGTATTTCCAATAGTTTTGAGGCATTGGGGTTGCTTCCCAATGGATAATTGTGGTTTTTCTGTTGCCAAGGATCATTATTTTTGCTCAAtcgttatatatatatatatgggattTTATGTACTTAAGTGGGGTTGCCTCTCGTAAAAGgaattatttgtcattttgttAAAATAATCATGAATCATAATTTGCAACAAAGAAGTCGAACTACAAATCTTGGAactatatttgcttgtttctgTAATGGTGGTTGTAATGACTTTATTTCCATCTACAGGTGTAGATGACAATGAAACTATAAAGGTGTATAGCAGTGGTGGGGCTGATCCTGACGGAAATCAACCTGGTGATCTTTATGTTACTGTTAAGGTGACCTGCATAAGTTCTAATCGCTGTTGACGTCCTTGCTTTCTTTCTCATTATTGGTACCGTAGTATCTATAATCCTTTTGTCTTATATATGTACATCTTAATTCTGTTTGCAGGTTAGGGAAGACCCAGTTTTCCGTAGGGAAGGTGCCGACATTCATGTAGATGCTGTTCTGAGTATCACTCAGGTACTGCTTAAATCTTTTAGTGCTCAAGAGTGTTGTTTATATGCTCTAATGCAAGAAAATCTTGAAGAGTGAGTATTATGAGATGGAGAAATAGAATGATCTATTTTCACTTCGGCATTATCTAATTACCTCGAGGTCACCAAGCAGCTAAAGTATGAAAACTCTGTTGTTCAGTTTCTATGATTATTGTGTTGTTGATAGATTCTTGAGAGTTATAATGTTTCTAGGCAGACTAAAGGATCTTAAATGATGGTTTTGGGGAGTTCCCTACTGTGCTGTTTCTTTCTTGTAACTTGGGATTTCCCATCTTTCTTGTACTGAGAAATGTTCATTTATTTGTATATAGAGGTTTAATAAATGCTTTTTTTGCAGGCAATTCTGGGAGGAACTATTCAGGTCCCAACTCTCACTGGAGATGTTGTATTGAAGGTTTGTTTTGGAACTCATGCATGATCAGCACCATGTTCTGAACTGAAAAGGACagataaatttgattttctgtAGAGGTTATTGTTATAATACTCAATGTGGCAATATTTTAAGTTGCTTTCTAATTTGCAGGTCCGTGCTGGCACCCAACCTGGTCAGAAGGTAGTCCTAAAGAAGAAAGGTCAGGAAATTGGATTCATGCTTTTTGCTAATTGTGTTGATAGTTTCTAGCACTGATAAGAATTTTGAGTTTACCCACTGCATCTCCTGGATAGGCTCTAGTTTCCTCTGCATGTCCATTTTGCTTTGCAATTTAGTAATTTCGGTTGAATACACAATTTATCAATCTCCGCTTCATGTGAATAAAACAAGGTCAGTTCTCACTTTTCTTCCTGTTGATTGAGAACAGGGATCAAGACAAGGAGCTCTTATTCGTTTGGTGATCAATATGTGCACTTCAATGTCAGCATCCCAGCGTAAGTTCTCCTGGcttcaaacaattttgttaGTATAGCTTGTTAATATGGTAACTTCTGTTTTGACCGGAAAGACTTTCAGTCAGTGTTCTATCTTAGTAACTCGGAACTTGACACGTAATTGTATTGCAGGAATCTGACACAAAGACAACGAGAATTAATTGAAGAGTTTGCCAAAGAAGAGCAGGGGGAATATGGTAAGCGTGCTGCTGCCGGAGCATCTTGATAATATGGGCTGGAGaggtttctttgtttgttaagATATTTTCTAGTCTTGCATAGCTGGAAGGAGAAGGAATGAGAGGAAGTAGGCATAGCAAAAGGATCCACCCATTCTGGAAGCGGAGTTATTTTAggttccaaattccaattgaGCAGTTCTATTTGTAAGGTtgtgtaatatttttttatacttccaAGTCATAATCCGTACTTGTCATTTAGGCGAGGTGATCTGTGATCATCATGCAGTAATTTTGTGACAATGTACATATTCTGACTTATAATCATAATGGACTTGTTCATGTCCATAATTATTTTTGCCACAAATATATTGAACACAGATtgaaatgttttcttttggaactGAATCTGAACTGCCATGTAAATAAACTGCATTATCTCTTTTAGAAGCAAGGCAGTCGAAAGCAATCTTCTAGGCTGAATCTGAATTGTACTTAACAGTTGAGACTGATTGACATCCGAAGAACTCCCTACCATTTTTTCTCCAGATTAAGTGAAAGGATACACTTACCCTGGAAGCATTAACAGAATACAAGAACATCTTACATAAAAATGGGCTTGTTCCACATAACTCGCGTTGATAAGCTACTTTGTAGCGTAACACAGGGCTCCTCTTCGAgtgcttttcatttttcatcttcaacttatctcactctctctgtgtttctcTCGTCTTCTCCACTCCTTGTCTGCCGCAGCCAAACTCCTCACCTGACAATGTCTTCCACCTGAATAGGCCGGCATGAGGTCGGCCTTGGGTCCAAAAAGAGGGGCAATGTCCGGCCTTCATTTcacaaaataagtaaataacgTTAAAAGTAGTGGTATTTCAATTTCCCTGAAGCTCCCACTTAGACTACACCAGGTgagtggttttcttttttaggtttATGTGGGTTTTAAATTTGAGGGTATTTGTGTCAATTTAGGTGAGTTTTTTGctatatttgaaatattttacaaAAACTGACATTTTTGAAATTAGGAGTCcaaattttggctatttttgatcAATTCTCTTTGTAATAGGAGCAAAGCTCGAGTTACAGCGTATGAAACACACCATTTGCATTAAGCCTTTGATTAGCAATTgtcaaattcaatttatttctttcttgaatCAGGAAAAAAATGATCGCAGTATTACATGTACCATGAAAGGAAACATTTATGTTGAAAGTCCTTTCAGATGATTCTTAAAATTTGGCAAAatatagaaacaaaaaacagaattttTCCATCCGTCGGTACTAGGGCAAGTCCTACATATGGGGCCTATTTGCTCCGGAAATTGCTCTTTTGCTGCCTGAATCTATCTGCAAGCCTGATTATTATACTAAAAAATTACAGAGAACATCCACGGATTTCTTACACATCTCAAGAGTTCTCTACCTTCCAAAAGTTCAGTGGACTCGGTTCTCATCCTTAAACCAATAGAAAAAATTCTTCCCTCAAAATAGCCAAACCTCACAAAGAAACCCACCTTGTCAGCTAATAAAATCTGACTTAAATCTCAAGATGCAACTTTGGTTTTTGATTTCGGTTTCTTGGCATCCAATGCTCCTAAGCCTTTGCCCAATCCAACTGGAGGCTGACCTTCCTGGTCAGTTGTTGATTGATCTTTTTTGGCATCCGCCGGACCATGTACAGGATGACCGTTGGCTTCCTTTACTCCATCAG
Above is a window of Prunus persica cultivar Lovell chromosome G2, Prunus_persica_NCBIv2, whole genome shotgun sequence DNA encoding:
- the LOC18787456 gene encoding chaperone protein dnaJ GFA2, mitochondrial, coding for MVRSNGVRLVHWLSRRSFASNPIHNPTSSACGRMLGGGFRTFKTGVCNNSRVLGNYTTTSNVCRKSWLLGALNTNWFAARSIHGTASMSTRDYYDTLGVSKNANASEIKKAYYGLAKKLHPDTNKDDPDAEKKFQEVQKAYEVLKDEEKRQQYDEVGHAAFEDQGNGFPNDFRNPFKDIFDDNIFSIFRQNFGGQDIKVSLELSFMEAVQGCSKTVTFPAAVACEACGGSGVPPGTRPESCKRCKGSGMTYMQTGPFRMQTTCTQCGGTGKTFPTLCKSCNGKRVTTGMKSVKLDIMPGVDDNETIKVYSSGGADPDGNQPGDLYVTVKVREDPVFRREGADIHVDAVLSITQAILGGTIQVPTLTGDVVLKVRAGTQPGQKVVLKKKGIKTRSSYSFGDQYVHFNVSIPANLTQRQRELIEEFAKEEQGEYGKRAAAGAS